A region of Malaclemys terrapin pileata isolate rMalTer1 chromosome 5, rMalTer1.hap1, whole genome shotgun sequence DNA encodes the following proteins:
- the PKD2 gene encoding polycystin-2 yields the protein MAGAGGARAALSSPGGGGGPLELGRIQEPAGGPYSPPPSSCSRQAWSRDNPGFEPEEAAAGPVLQMEMDVEWGSRGAGSSPGASSARGPAGEPDSGRRRRRRGERGVGAAPCPSPAGGDPLTPHLPPDGAPPSYRTAWAKRLARRLRGLWGTRLMEENTSRERYLKSVLRELITYVIFLVVLCVLTYGMVSSSMYYYTRVMSQLFLETPLSKMEKTNFKTLSTMEDFWKFTEGPLLDGLYWEMWYNNKTMAENKSFIYYENLLLGVPRVRQVKVRNGSCSIPEDLKDEIKECYDVYSVANEDTAPFGLRNGTAWTYTNEQDLNGSSHWGLIASYSGAGYYQDLSRSREETAAQIANLKKHLWLDRGTRAAFIDFSVYNANINLFCIVRLLVEFPATGGLITSWQFQPVKLIHYISTFDFFLAACEIAFCLFTLYYIVEEILEIRIHKLHYFRSLWNCLDILIIVLSVAAIGINMYRRSTVDMLLKKQLEDQNAFPNFEPLAYWQIQFNNVAAVTVFFVWIKLFKFVSFNRTMNQLSTTMSRCAKDVIGFAIMFFIIFLAYAQLAYLVFGTQVDDFSTFQECVFTQFRIILGDFNFTEIEEANRILGPIYFTTFVFFMFFILLNMFLAIINDTYSEVKSDMAQQKVEMELSDLIKKGYNKAMIKLKLKKTTVDDISENLRQGGGKLNFDELRQDLKGKGHTDAEIEAIFTKYDQDGDQELTEHEHQQMRDDLEKEREDLDLDRSSLPRPMSGRSFPRSLDDSEEDDDEDSGHSSRRRGSSSSGVSYEEFQVLVRRVDRMEHSIGSIVSKIDAVIVKLEAMERAKLKRRDVLGRLLDGVTEDERLGRDNEIHREQMERLVREELERWESDDTASQMSHRLGTPLGLNSQPRSRNSRPSSSQSTEGIDGSGGGNGGSNIHV from the exons AtggcgggggccgggggcgccaGGGCCGCGCTCTCCTCcccgggcggcggcggggggccgcTGGAGCTGGGGCGGATCCAGGAGCCCGCGGGCGGGCCCTACTCGCCGCCGCCTTCCTCCTGCTCGCGGCAGGCCTGGAGCCGGGACAACCCGGGCTTCGAgccggaggaggcggcggcggggcCGGTGCTGCAGATGGAGATGGAcgtggagtggggcagccgcggGGCCGGCTCCTCCCCCGGTGCCAGCAGTGCCCGGGGCCCGGCCGGGGAGCCTGACAGCGGCCGGCGGCGGCGCCGGCGGGGGGAACGCGGCGTGGGGGCGGCTCCGTGTCCCAGCCCCGCCGGGGGGGACCCGCTGACCCCACACCTGCCCCCGGACGGGGCCCCTCCGTCCTATCGCACCGCCTGGGCCAAGAGGCTGGCGCGCCGCTTGCGAG gtcTGTGGGGTACAAGATTGATGGAAGAAAACACTAGCAGAGAGAGATACCTGAAAAGTGTTTTACGAGAACTGATCACATATGTGATTTTCCTTGTGGTCTTGTGTGTCT TGACTTATGGGATGGTGAGTTCCAGTATGTACTATTACACTAGGGTAATGTCACAGCTCTTCCTGGAAACGCCTTTATCGAAAATGGAGAAAACCAATTTCAAAACCTTATCCACCATGGAGGACTTCTGGAag TTCACAGAAGGCCCTTTGCTGGATGGTCTGTACTGGGAGATGTGGTACAACAATAAAACCATGGCAGAAAACAAAAGTTTCATTTATTACGAGAATCTGCTTTTGGGGGTGCCTCGTGTTCGGCAGGTGAAAGTGAGAAATGGGTCATGCTCAATACCTGAGGATTTAAAAGATGAAATTAAAGAATGCTATGACGTTTATTCTGTTGCTAATGAAGATACTGCTCCTTTTGGGCTCCGGAATGGAACAGC TTGGACTTACACCAATGAACAAGATTTGAATGGGAGCAGCCACTGGGGGTTGATTGCCTCATACAGTGGGGCTGGTTATTATCAGGATCTGTCACGAAGCAGAGAGGAGACAGCCGCACAGATTGCTAACCTTAAGAAACACTTGTGGCTGGATAGAGGGACCAGAGCAGCCTTTATTGATTTCTCTGTGTACAATGCGAACATCAATCTATTCTGTATTGTCAG gttATTAGTGGAGTTTCCAGCAACTGGAGGCCTCATTACATCTTGGCAGTTTCAGCCAGTGAAGCTTATCCACTACATTTCTACTTTTGATTTCTTCCTGGCAGCCTGCGAAATAGCCTTTTGTCTATTCACCCTTTATTATATTGTAGAAGAGATCTTGGAAATTCGCATCCATAAACTGCATTACTTCAGGAGTCTCTGGAATTGTCTCGATATCCTCATCATTGTG CTATCAGTAGCAGCTATAGGAATTAACATGTATAGAAGGTCAACAGTGGACATGTTACTGAAGAAGCAGCTGGAAGATCAAAACGCTTTCCCCAATTTTGAACCTTTGGCATACTGGCAAATACAATTCAACAACGTTGCTGCTGTCACTGTGTTTTTTGTCTGGATTAAG CTCTTCAAATTTGTCAGCTTCAACAGAACAATGAACCAGTTATCCACCACCATGTCTCGCTGTGCCAAAGATGTCATTGGCTTTGCTattatgtttttcattattttcttaGCATATGCTCAGCTGGCTTACCTTGTGTTTGGCACTCAAGTTGATGACTTCAGCACTTTCCAAGAGTGTGT ctttacTCAATTCCGCATCATTTTGGGAGACTTTAACTTTACAGAGATTGAAGAAGCTAACAGAATTTTGGGACCAATTTATTTCACTACTTTTGTGTTCTTTATGTTCTTCATTCTTTTG AACATGTTTTTGGCCATTATCAATGATACTTATTCAGAGGTCAAATCAGATATGGCCCAGCAGAAAGTGGAAATGGAACTGTCCGATCTTATCAAAAAG GGATACAATAAAGCCATGATTAAACTTAAATTGAAAAAAACTACTGTTGATGACATTTCAGAGAACTTGCGACAAGGTGGGGGAAAGTTAAACTTTGATGAACTACGACAGGATCTCAAGGG GAAGGGTCACACGGATGCAGAGATTGAAGCAATATTTACTAAGTATGACCAGGATGGGGATCAGGAATTGACAGAACACGAACATCAGCAAATGAGAGATGATCTAGAGAAAGAAAGA GAGGATCTGGATCTGGACAGGAGCTCTCTACCCCGTCCAATGAGTGGTCGAAGCTTTCCTCGCAGTCTGGATGACTCTGAAGAGGACGATGATGAGGACAGTGGACACAGCTCTAGAAGAAGAGGTAGCAGCTCTAGTGGGGTTTCATATGAAGAGTTCCAAGT GTTGGTGAGACGAGTAGATCGCATGGAACATTCCATAGGCAGTATTGTTTCCAAAATTGATGCTGTCATTGTAAAGCTTGAGGCAATGGAGCGGGCCAAACTGAAAAGGAGAGATGTGTTGGGAAGACTGCTAGACGGAGTTACAGAG GATGAAAGATTGGGACGTGACAATGAAATCCACAGGGAACAAATGGAGAGGTTAGTGCGGGAGGAACTGGAGCGTTGGGAATCGGATGACACAGCTTCCCAAATGAGCCACCGCTTGGGAACACCACTTGGACTGAATAGCCAGCCTCGTTCTAGGAATTCCCGTCCATCCTCCTCTCAGTCAACAGAAGGCATTGATGGAAGTGGAGGAGGGAATGGCGGGAGCAACATCCATGTGTAA